The following are encoded in a window of Podospora pseudoanserina strain CBS 124.78 chromosome 6, whole genome shotgun sequence genomic DNA:
- a CDS encoding hypothetical protein (EggNog:ENOG503P8HD; COG:S): MEFHTGHPLYAVPLGLEDDDMFSPSGSSFSLSSSSYGPHTPTSGRSTPPRHSFDYASSFSSSIDGHSIELTPPSSASNSYFPFAFKGDGISNFSQPGFPLTPSHGSQLSFGSFSHNGYDSVQLSPSQHVEYYCGDNLFQPPPAVVSPQQQLPSSNGLENWRWPQDSHSPISFGEHTPKRPSLMVRHPPLKFEDEGEDIDMRNKYLKDSLSVEPSAVGLLPSPIHRIKDDPPPPRRQRHGRIRAQRGGESVNDVEPKATFRCIVPGCSYGPYRRNEHLKRHLKNEHGIGGEKEGWVCEFCPPEKSKDGQPKRFNRRDNWKQHIRLHAKSKSKNSRTEYNPEAIKVFNREQARINSSKKFKSRVMGKGVGGNKMRDESMDSMDSDL; this comes from the exons ATGGAGTTCCACACAGGGCATCCGCTGTATGCTGTCCCTCTCGGGTtggaggacgacgacatgtTTAGCCCTAGCGGATCCAGCTTTTCCCTTTCGTCTTCCAGCTACGGCCCTCACACACCGACCTCTGGCCGGTCCACTCCTCCACGACACTCGTTTGACTATGCCTCCTCGTTTAGCTCGTCGATCGACGGCCACTCCATTGAGCTCACTCCTCCGTCTTCAGCATCCAACTCGTACTTTCCATTCGCCTTCAAGGGTGATGGCATATCCAACTTTAGCCAGCCAGGCTTCCCCCTTACTCCTTCGCATGGCAGCCAGCTGAGCTTCGGAAGCTTTTCCCACAACGGATATGACAGTGTTCAACTATCCCCTTCTCAACACGTCGAGTACTATTGCGGGGACAACCTCTTCCAGCCACCACCCGCGGTGGTGAgtccccagcagcagctgcctTCGAGCAACGGGCTGGAGAACTGGCGCTGGCCACAGGACAGCCACAGTCCGATCAGCTTTGGGGAGCACACGCCAAAGAGGCCGAGCTTGATGGTTCGGCACCCGCCGCTCAAGTttgaggacgagggggaggatatcGACATGAGGAATAAGTATCTGAAGGACAGCCTGTCTGTTGAGCCCTCGGCTGTGGGGTTGTTGCCGTCGCCTATTCATAGGATCAAGGATGatcccccgccgcctcgtAGGCAGAGACACGGGAGGATCAGGGCGCAGAGGGGGGGCGAGAGTGTGAATGATGTCGAACCAAAGGCTACGTTTCGGTGCATTGTGCCTGGGTGTTCTTATGGGCCCTATAGGAGGAATGAGCATCTGAAGAGGCATCTCAAGAA CGAACACGGCATCgggggagagaaagaaggctgGGTGTGCGAGTTTTGCCCGCCGGAGAAGAGCAAAGACGGGCAGCCCAAGAGGTTTAACAGGCGGGACAACTGGAAGCAGCACATCAGGCTGCACGCgaagagcaagagcaagaacAGTCGGACCGAGTACAACCCGGAGGCGATTAAGGTTTTTAACCGGGAGCAGGCGAGGATTAATAGCTCGAAGAAGTTCAAGAGtagggtgatggggaagggggtgggtggtaaTAAGATGAGGGATGAGAGTATGGACTCGATGGATTCTGATCTttga
- the GCD1 gene encoding Translation initiation factor eIF-2B subunit gamma (EggNog:ENOG503NXWR; COG:J), producing MPHAVTIATPGLQALILCGPGSSFPTFTANPDENPKALFPIANRPMVWYPLEFCYRAGITNITLICPPSAKEAIDSALKTNPFLTGLPLPRPDLLAPEDLDQNTGTAEILRLPELQSLVTSDFLVLPCDLVCELGPEKLLQAWMVKSASLGDVLGESRASQGKHSGGLSVYYQTKSETPIKGEETEFIATVPLPSSSVLPASGSLFPHLSKLVCSMPTDTLKDTLEDKKGFPSRHDLVEQHPKIKMHTTHRDAHIYIFPQWVMKFVKENDRLETIGEDVIGWWAKASWQKGLSSKLGFDEFLALPVDDSSSQHGGTNSPRGETTTTNTTSLETATQKLSLNSTPAEEPNQVVTFKTPKVEEPNPMESASKSVEVPPLLAYIHPTSTGTPAKPTPIIRRVDTAQLLLQISLQLAKLPSLEEIHDTTNPPSPYCHARKVAYPEGVKPRTTISKSDSLVADNVTVSEKTSIKESVIGANCQIGEGAKLQGCLLMDGVVVGKNCKLTKCIIGRRAELGEGCSLTGCEVQENLLVEAKTEAKEEKFMSSSGLEATKEELDDAYDEGDDDEEGSVDGEGSWSDEE from the exons ATGCCCCACGCAGTCACTATCGCGACCCCTGGGTTGCAGGCCCTCATCTTGTGCGGCCCAGGAAGCTCATTCCCAACGTTCACAGCAAACCCTGATGAGAACCCAAAGGCTCTGTTTCCCATTGCCAATCGGCCTATGGTCTGGTACCCGCTTGAATTTTGTTACCGAGCTGGCATCACAA ACATCACACTCATCTGCCCCCCATCAGCCAAGGAAGCCATTGACAGTGCGCTCAAGACAAATCCATTCTTGACTGGCTTGCCACTCCCACGCCCTGATCTCCTTGCACCAGAGGACTTAGATCAAAACACGGGCACTGCCGAGATTCTCAGACTTCCAGAGCTACAGTCACTCGTAACTTCCGACTTCTTGGTCCTCCCTTGCGATCTGGTATGCGAGTTGGGTCCAGAGAAGCTCTTACAAGCATGGATGGTCAAGTCTGCCAGCTTAGGAGATGTGCTGGGCGAGTCTCGCGCATCCCAGGGAAAGCACAGCGGCGGTCTGTCCGTCTACTACCAAACAAAATCAGAGACACCCATCAAGGGTGAGGAAACCGAGTTTATTGCGACAGTACCActgccctcatcctcagtgCTGCCCGCGAGCggctctctcttccctcacCTGTCCAAGCTGGTATGCTCGATGCCCACAGATACTCTGAAGGACACCctggaggacaagaagggcTTCCCTTCCCGCCACGACCTCGTCGAACAGCACCCCAAGATCAAAATGCATACCACCCACCGCGACGCCCATATTTACATCTTCCCTCAATGGGTGATGAAGTTCGTCAAGGAAAATGACCGACTCGAAACCATTGGCGAAGATGTCATCGGCTGGTGGGCCAAAGCCAGCTGGCAAAAGGGCCTGTCTTCCAAGCTTGGATTTGACGAGTTTCTCGCCCTACCAGTGGACGATTCGTCTTCCCAACACGGCGGCACCAACAGTCCCCGTGgtgaaaccaccaccaccaacaccaccagtcTCGAGACTGCCACTCAAAAGCTCAGCCTGAACTCTACCCCAGCTGAGGAACCTAACCAGGTGGTCACCTTCAAGACCCCCAAGGTGGAAGAGCCTAATCCCATGGAGTCTGCTTCCAAATCGGTAGAGGTACCACCATTGCTCGCCTACATCCACCCTACCTCTACCGGCACCCCAGCCAAACCAACACCCATCATCCGCCGCGTCGACACGGCCCAACTGCTACTGCAAATCTCCCTCCAACTGGCCAAGCTGCCTTCACTAGAGGAGATccacgacaccaccaacccacccagtCCCTACTGCCACGCCCGCAAGGTCGCCTACCCAGAGGGTGTCAAGCCCAgaaccaccatctccaagtcTGACTCTCTCGTCGCCGACAACGTGACCGTGTCAGAGAAGACTTCCATCAAGGAGTCCGTCATTGGGGCCAACTGCCAGATCGGCGAGGGCGCCAAGCTGCAGGGTTGCCTGCtgatggatggtgtggtggttgggaagaACTGCAAGTTGACCAAGTGCATCattgggaggagggctgAGTTGGGCGAGGGGTGCTCGCTGACTGGTTGTGAGGTGCAGGAGAATCTGCTGGTGGAGGCCAAGAcggaggcgaaggaggagaagttcATGAGCTCGAGCGGGCTGGAGGCTacgaaggaggagctggatgatgcttatgatgagggggatgatgacgaggaggggagtgttgatggggaggggagctggagtgatgaggagtaG
- a CDS encoding hypothetical protein (COG:S; EggNog:ENOG503NWGC), whose amino-acid sequence MSPPYESSRRRGVWNHWVPLAVTVTVATVGVVAWVWSQRKEEDQEEAETGSAYQDLDYDEGEYGDNPAYGASRDGAAGGTQTRSGGPGVAAAASQVESSTLGWAALRRTPSPSQFFDTARRTVTGGLSAAGAAVGSALAAIREEDKTAYADHETWSEEIEAKKERVVPSTSQAKDTNKRRKKVAIVISADNHIDDVDADGYHEHASILSHIPRSIDTSKHKLYVLIYAPNLKETTRESPSNRPPPSLSSSFSNIDPAQAQTPGDEAKSPAIGPSTSDPAYNAIYAQAQALVEKDSMILTFTTLNGHSHILRHIQPEIIYLQESLGGENGSIVTNLQTWLRHDIILVVGAESGHGGLADSESEAEKPGKAEEIWWHREDRVGRGRGVIVVDAQKVQDDWARRVLGKE is encoded by the exons ATGTCGCCGCCCTATGAGTCGTCCCGCCGCCGCGGCGTCTGGAACCATTGGGTCCCGCTCGCCGTGACCGTCACGGTTGCGACAGTGGGCGTTGTCGCCTGGGTTTGGAGCCAGCGGAAGGAGGAAGATCAGGAGGAAGCAGAGACCGGTTCCGCCTACCAGGATCTCGACTACGATGAAGGCGAGTATGGTGACAACCCCGCCTACGGCGCGTCCcgggatggtgctgctggcgggACCCAGACTCGCTCGGGCGGTCCTGGTGTCGCTGCTGCAGCCTCGCAGGTGGAATCATCCACCCTGGGCTGGGCTGCGTTGCGCCGGACGCCGAGCCCTTCACAATTCTTCGATACCGCCAGGAGGACTGTTACTGGAGGGCTGAGTGCGGCTGGCGCAGCTGTTGGAAGTGCTTTGGCTGCTATCAGGGAAGAGGACAAGACCGCATATGCAGACCACGAGACCTGGTCCGAGGAgatcgaggccaagaaggaaagggttgtcccatcaacctcacagGCCAAGGATACCAACAAGCGCCGTAAGAAGGTTGCCATTGTTATCTCGGCTGATAATCATATCGACGATGTGGATGCGGATGGGTATCACGAACATGCT TCTATTCTGTCTCACATTCCTCGGTCAATTGACACCTCCAAGCACAAGCTCTATGTTCTCATCTATGCCCCCAATCTCAAGGAGACCACACGCGAATCGCCTAGCAACCGTCCCCCGCCTTCTTTGAGCTCGTCTTTCTCCAACATCGACCCCGCTCAAGCCCAGACTCCCGGCGATGAGGCCAAGAGCCCTGC AATCGGCCCATCCACATCTGATCCGGCCTACAACGCTATTTACGCCCAGGCTCAAGCGCTTGTTGAAAAAGACAGCATGATTCTGACCTTTACCACCCTTAATGGCCACTCGCACATTTTGCGCCACATTCAGCCCGAGATCATCTACCTCCAGGAGTCTCTCGGCGGCGAGAACGGCAGCATTGTCACCAACCTTCAGACCTGGCTCCGTCACGACATTattctggtggtgggagcggAAAGCGGCCACGGAGGTCTCGCTGATAGCGAGTCAGAGGCGGAGAAGCCCGGAAAAGCGGAAGAGATCTGGTGGCACCGGGAAGACCGGGTGGGCAGAGGACGCGGTGTCATCGTGGTCGATGCCCAAAAGGTGCAAGACGACTGGGCTCGCAGAGTGCTGGGTAAGGAGTAA